The sequence below is a genomic window from Nicotiana tomentosiformis chromosome 6, ASM39032v3, whole genome shotgun sequence.
caaagttcgttatgaatgaagtcttttcctaatCCTCTTGGTTCATTTTAAAatggttatacccggaataggcatagAGGAAACTCATCAGCTCGTGCTCGGCCATCGCATCattcatttgatcaatgtttggaaaCGAGAATGAGTCTTTGGGGTGCACCTTgttcagatccttataatctacgcacatacgcaatttattattcttttttggaactaaTACTATGTTAGCTAGATAGTCGGGATACTTTACCTCCAGGATCGAACCGATATCAAGCAATCGAGTTACCTCTTTTTTGACAAACCTGTTTCTAACCCCGGTAATAGGGcgtttcttctgccttaccggagggatgttagggtccaggcttagcttatgCACGGCCACTTCTAGCGGAATAACTGTCGTATCCGTAtgcgaccacgcaaaacaatCAACATTCAATTTAAGAAATTCTATAAATCCTGACTTGAGCTTGGGGTTTAATCCTATCCCCAAGTAGAACTTCCTCTCTAAGAAGTTCTTGAACAATGCGACTTGTTCGAACTCTTCCGATGTGGATTTGGTTGCGTCCTtttcttctggtacctggaaataccttggtacctgataAGATTCTGACAGCTCCTCCCCTTTGCCGATTTCATTTGGCTCGAGAGCAGGCGTCGGTTCCTGCAATTTTTACGTTGCATGCACCTTCCCTTTACTACTGGAAACCGAGATCATGTTAATCTCCCTTGCCGCAAGTTaatctcctcttatttgtttaattctctctggagttgggaatttcaaaAGTCAATGGTATGTTGATGGCACAACCTTCATCTTGTGTAGCCATGACCTTCCAAGAATAATGTTATAGCACATGTCGTCGTCTACTACTTCAAACAAGGTCGTTTTCATGACGCCTTCAGCATTTGTAGGTAGCAGGATCTTCCCCCGAGTTGTGACACTTGCTAAGTTGAACCCGATGAGTAGCTTTCTGGCCGAAATAATGCTTCCGGTTAGCTTGGCTTGTTCTAGAACTCCATTGGATAATATTGACTGAACTCCCTGGGTCAACCAAAACACATTTAAtgttaaaatctaaaacattatgAGAAATTACCAGGGTATCATTATGCGGTAGTAGGAGTCCATCGGCGTCCTTCTCTGTGAAGGTGATATCGTCGTCGTCGACTTTCCGGAGTCTTTTGCTATGGGTCACCGATACCTTTGACTTTTTTGCTGCTGAAAAAGGTTACACTATTAATCTTGTTCCCCCTGAAAATTATGTTGATCGTTAGACGATCTGGATTTTCTCCTATCTTCGAGGGTTCCGCGTTATCCCGTTATGGCCATAGTTATTTTTAGCCCGGTCACTTAAGAACTCTCTAGATGGACGTTTTCAGCAATGTCGCCACTTCCTCACGCAGAAGTCGGTAGTCTCTAGTCTGGTGCCCTTTTAGTCCAATGATACTCACACCATAGATTAGGATTCCTCTGACTAGGATCAGATCTCATCAGCCTCGGGAACCGTGCTTGCTTGATATTCCTCCTTGCCGATACAGATTCCATCATGTTGTCATTGAAATTATATTTAGACAATCTGGGGTAGGCGAAATCCCAGGAGCATGACATCTCTTTGTCCTGCAACGATCTATTATTCCATCCACAGTCAACTCTCATATCGGTAGCGAACCTGTTCGCCGACCGAAAACCTCTGTCGCGTCCTTTGACCCTTTCGTAGAGTAAAATCGGCCAATAGAAGACCGTCGATCTGTGTCGAAATCATTCTTCAACTTTTTCTTATTCTTCTCTCGATCCCGACCCTTAGTTGATGGTGGGAAACCGAGCTGGTCATCCTCTATTCTTATCTTTGATTCGTATcggttgtggacatctgcccatgTTATTGCCTGGAACTCGAGAGGGCTTTCTTTCAGTTTCCAGGAAGCATTAGAGCTCCTCGGGTTCAgccccttggtgaatgcttcagccgcccattcatctGGTCCGACCGGTAGCAGCACCCTTTCCTTCTGAAATCTAGTCATGAACTCTCGCAGCAATTCAGACTCTCCTTGCGTAATTCTGAATATATCAGCCTTTTGGGCCTGCACCTTCCTGaccccggcatgggccttgataaAAGAATCCACGAGAATCTCAAAGAAATCCATTGAATGCTCGGGTAGAAGTGAATACCATGTTAGGGCCCCCTTGGTGAGGGTCTCCCTGAACTTCTTCAGCAAGACTGACTCAATCTCATGCGAAGCTAAGTCGTTTTCTTGCACCGCCATTGTgtaggtggtgatgtgctcctgaggatccgaagtcccatcatattttggcacgTCTGGAATTTTGAACCACTTCGGGATTAACTCTGGTGCCGCGCTCAGTTTAAACAGCAACTGGGTGTATTTCTTTGAGTTCGGTCCTTTCAACACTGGCAGTGTACCCAAAAGTTGGTCCATTAAggcatttatttccctcataagCCGCATGAGTTCGTTATAAAGGGATAATTCCCATTATTGTTACCAGATCCATTGTCGTTCCCCTCGCCCCCGTCGAAGCCGACCTCACCCATCAGGGTGTTGTTATCAAACCTTTGTGTTGTTTGGATTGCGGGAGCATCGAGAGGAACTGGACCTATTCCAttcgcgttgttggaagcacccgacaacgCGTGCCTCAACTCTATCATGGCATGATCTTGTTGCGAGAGATGGCCCATAATAGCCTTTGGTTGCTCCCTCGGGATTCTCATTGTCTCCGCAATGTGCTCGTCTTCtacatcatcaggagttgcctcccAAATGTGTCGTGGATATTACTAGCCATGGACCAGCGTGACTGCATCCTCCTCATTGCCGGTATCACTGATCGAATCTTCGTGTTGAGGCggatttccttgggcctcaacgTTGTGTACGATTTTGACATCGTTATCTACCATTTTTATGATTTTTCGCCAAGAAACAAAGAATTTAACAGATTAGTGATAGATTCAAGGATCAACCAaattacgcaactgtctaagccctacggtgggtgccaaactatttacccgtaaaatggtacggttgaatttgtaacgtggtttatagacaagcgaatcgatttgatcccaaaatgataaacaaatacaataaaaataagacttagcattgaaatcgagataagataACAAATAACTTGgttccgggagcagagcttccgaaGGCAGTAGTAAGAATATCAATAGACAAGAAATAAAGTGTTATTGAGCTtagaataatgtgtagcataTGTTTTTTGTCGGAAAATTTTCCctttacaatggttgttgaagtcactatttatagctgcacctagggTACATGGTCCTAGGAttaagcccctcttaaatgacaattgtGTGAGCCATTGATGAATGTGTAACGATAGGCTataaatgccaaaattctctataTCGGAGTATGTATTTAATACTGAAGAATATTCTTCTTTGAATGTGATCGGGTGGCAAACATTCGTTTGTCTTTATTAGCAATATTGTCTTCGGGGTTTTCCCGGTGCCAACCGAAACTGCTGCCCCCGATCTTGATTTCTACTTGCCTTGCTTTTCGTCTGTCTCTAGTTCTACGTGTCGCTCTATTATTCGAGTATTTAATAAAAAGCGATTTTACTCTATACAGTAACATGGCGCATCACTCACGTTCAGGTCAACCTACGTGTAATCTTGTTGGTTTTTAGTTAAACAAAAATATAACTAGCTTCCGGGCCCAAAGAAAAGCATAGACAACGTTTTTTAGACAATCTTAGTTTGAGCTCGTAATTTTATCCTTCAAATCGGTGTTATGCATAACACGCATATACCTATTATTTATTCTTATGTCTGTCTGTTTGTTAAATCTTTTTTGGTTATTGAAAAGTAAACTTGGAAGTTAGATTATTCATATAGTACTAGAACATCAAACTATCACGCAATTGTCTTGTTATATATATACCGTAATACTAATATATTATACAATTCAGCTAATATTATTCTGCTTAATTCACAAATAAAAGGACTTCACATTTTGAGACAAAAGGTATAGtacatatataaattaaattttatATCGTCAGTAATTATTAATTATCTCTATTACACACAATTATTTCATTGTAGGTGCACACCATGAAATTGACAATGATTTACTAGTCATCCTAAGAAACTCATATGTTAGTcgaatttgcatacaacttctacaaaatagtatttttattcaataatcagTGGCGGAGGCAAAATTTTCCCCAAggggttcaaaaaagaaaaaaagttaaaAGAGACCGTGACCAGCAAGAATTGAACCAACAATCTAATAAAGATTTTGAACCCTCTTGACCACTGAGTTATGCTTTTGGGTTGTGTTAAGggaattcaaaatataatatcaTATATAAAGGTACAAGCCGAATTTTACCTTATATGTATAGTGTAATTTCCGACGAAGGGGTTCCGCCCCTAAATCCATCCGGTCGACAATAACTTCTTGATATAAACAAGGAGGAGATTATAGTTTATTAAAGAGAAGGTACAAATTTTAAGATGTGAAACATTTACAAACACAACTAACGTTACTCATATTCACATTTAACGGAATTTCAAAAAACAAGAAAACTGTCGAGCTAAATATTTGATACTATTAGAAGGACTGCACAAGAAAACGTTGTACCAATTTAATTATTTGCGTACAGCTAAAACTACAATAGTGACTGACATACAAGTCATTCGAATAGGCTGGCTAAGTGGCTATTCATTAATTTCAGCTTGTCATTTCCTTTCCAAATTTTCGGTTACTCATTATGCAAATATTTTAATACTCCCaccatttatttttatttgacatttatactaaaaataaatttttatttttactagtCACTTCACGCATATCAgaagaaatatatttttttctgttatacccacggtatttattactcatttcaaatcattttctcaaatccaataaaatatgcatcaattaatatgtgtatcatggtaaattatgtacttcatttattatttcttaaagggcgtgaaaagtcaaaacttaccaagtaaaagtgaacggagggagtattatctATACGGTTTTAAAAGATATATACTGATATATGTATAGGCCAAAATTCGTCCTTAGGATATTTAGCGTAATATGGCATTAAAGAAAGAGCCGTTCGAGCTCGCCCAAGATGCAGCGAAGTCATTTGTCAAGGTTGAGGTCGAGATTGGCCATTAATAATAAGACATATAACGGTTAATCTGTTAGGATAAGATATTAAGAGGGAATATTCTAGCAAATATTCCCCccatttgtactattagggttttctaGTATATTATAACCGTGAATACTTTTAGGTGAAGTTAATTTACTAAAATATTCTTTAAAAATTGAATGTCCATTTTATCCTTAGTCAAACACTATATACTcccataataaaattaatttctagTACATAAATTTTGCTTATCTATGCATGCATTATTTCAATGTAACTGACTTCCTTGAACTAAACACTAGAAATTAAATGTGTTGTATTAGGACCAACTTAAATTTCTACCAGTTCCATGAGTGAAAAAACGCTTTGATATGATAGCAATGCATGGATGAGAAAATGACTTTTAAAATTCATTTGTTTATTTCATCCAAGTAAGTTATAGGCCTTATCGGGAGCCGGCGGCAGCGGACTGACTATGTAcatccccatttcatgaatggccatggtgacaataCCAAATGCAATAGTTCTACTAGTTGATGCACCAATGGCGTATGGCGTTGACACTTGTCGTATTTCTGAACAAATGCCTTAGTGTCTTGTTCCATCCGTAATTAACTTTAATACTAACAAGTCAGCACCCGAGTGATTTCCACCGattccttcgtgaacttctctcatggtGTAATTAGCCTCGGAAGCTCCTAAACATCGGACCAACGGGCCTTGAAAAGACTTTCTATACAACTGGCCTCACTAGAAGCTGTAACGAGCTGCTTTGGTGCGGAGTGCCTGTGATACTTTTGGATCTTCGGGTAGTTTGTCGTGCACAAGATAGTCgatgatctcatttctccagtccctGACCAAATTGGTCGCATTTACTTCATACTAACCGTCCACATCCAATACCGAATGCATGGGTTGTACGACCATACATGAGTATGATCCTTTTATTTTCGTGGACGAGCCCAGATTAACCAGTGTGTCTGCTTCTGTGTATTCTTCTTTAGGGATGTGGGTGATTGACCACTCCCTGAACCGTACGAGCAAAATCTTGACTTTTACTACATATTTTTGCATGCGTTCCTCTTTGGTGTCAAAGATCCCGTATACCTAATTTACTACCAActgggaatcacatttgatttcaatgacctCGGGGTCTAGTACCCGGGCCAATTCAAGTCCATCGTCTTCGCGGACTAAAACATCACTTACCGCAACCTCTGAGACGGCCACTCCagagtccattcgaagttgttcttctttttcagaaGTGAGAAGGAGTGATGTTATTTTTCTAAAGAttgggaaatgaacctgctcaaagcggcTACTCTTCCTATTAACCTCTGAACCTCTTTCACAATTGATTACCGATCGGGAATGTACTCtatggctttaattttatcggtATTGACTTCGTCCTCATTTGTGACACTAGAAAACCCAAGAACTTATCGGAGCTGACTCCGAGTGCACATtattcggggttaagcttcatgatgagcttccttaagatgtcaaaggtttcttggaGGTGCTTCAAAttatcacctgcattcaaagccttaactagcatatcatatatgtaaacttccattattttccctatttgcttttcaaatatTTTGTTCACAAGCCTCTGGTAAGTGTCTCTGTGTTCttaagcccaaaaggcatcaGATTGTAGCAATATATGAcaaagttcgttatgaacgaagtcttttcctaatCCTCTTGGTTCATTTTAAAatggttatacccggaataggcatcggggaaactcatcaactcgtgctcGGTCGTCACATAATTCATTTTATCAATGTTTGAAAACGAGAATGAGTCTTTTGGGCACATTttgtttagatccttataatctacgcatatacacaatttattattctttttttgaACTAATACTACGCTAGCTAGCCAGTCGAGATACTTTAAATCCAAGATTGAACCGATACCAAGCAATTGAGTTACTTCTTCTTTGACAAACATGTTTCTGACCTCGACAATAAGGCGTTTCTTCTGCCTTACCATAGGGATATTGGGGTCCAGGTTTAGCTTATGCACGGCCACTTCTAGCGGAATAACTGTCGTATCCGTAtgcgaccacgcaaaacaatCAACATTCAATTTAAGAAATTCTATAAATCCTGACTTGAGCTCGGGGTTTAATCCTATCCCCAAGTAGAACTTCCTCTCTAAGAAGTTCTCAAACAATACGACTTGTTCGAACTCTTCCGATATGGATTTGGTTGCGTCCgtttcttctggtacctggaaataccttggtacctgataAGATTCTGACAGCTCATCCCCTTTGCCGATTTCGTTTGGCTCGGGAGCAGGCGTCGGTTCCTATAATTTTTACGTTGCATGCACCTTCCCTTTACTACTGGAAACCGAGATCGCtttcatctcccttgccgccgattaatctcctcttatttgtttaattctctctggagttgggaatttcaaaAGTTGATGGTATGTTGATGGCATAACCTTCATTTTGTGTAGCTATGGCCTTCCAAGAATAATGTTGTAGCCCATGTCGTCGTATAGTACTTCAAACAAGGTCGTTTTCATGACCCCTTCGACATTTGTAGGTAGCAGGATTTTCCCCCGGGTTGTAACACTTGCTAAGTTGAACCCGACGAGTAGCTTTGTGGCCGAAATAATGCTTCCGGTTAGCTTGGCTTGTTCTAGCACTCCATTGGATAATATTGACTGAAGTCCCTAGGTCCACCaaaacacatttaattttaaaatctaaaacattaagagaaattaccagggaATCATTATGCGGTAGTAGGAGTCCATCGGCGTCCTCCTCTGTGAAGGAGATATCGTCGTCGGCGACTTTTCGGAGTCTTTAGCTATGGGTCACCGATACCTTTGTCTTTTTTGCTGCTGAAAAAGGTTACACTATTAATCTTATTCCCTCTGAAAATTATGTTGATCGTTAGACGAGGAGTATTTTCTCCTGTCTTCGAGGGTTCCGCGTTACCCCGGTTACAGCCGTAGTTATTTTTAGCCCGGTCGCTTAAGAACTCTCTAGAAGGACGTTTTCAGCAATTTCGCCACTTCCTCGCGCAGATGTCGGTAGTCTCTAGTCTGGTGGCCGTTATTCCTAGGATACTTACACCATTTATTAGGATCCCTCTGACTAGGATCAGATCTCATCGGCCTCGGGAACCGTGCTTCCTTGATTTTCCTTATCGCCGATACAAATTCCACCACGCTGTCATTGAAATTATATTTAGACAATCTGGGGTAGGCGGATTCCCAAGAGCATGACATCTCTTTGTCCTGCAACGATCTGTTATTCCGGCCACAGTCAACTCTCCTATCGGTAGCGAACCTGTTCGCCAACCGAAAACCTCTGCCGCGTCCTTTGACCCTTTCGTAGGGTAAAATCGGCCATTAGAAAGACCGTCGATCTGTGTCGAAATCATTCTTCAACTTTTCCTTATTCTACTCTCAATCCCGACCCTTAGTTGATGCTGGGAAATCGAGCTGGTCATCCTCTATTCTTATCTTTGATTCATATCGGTTGTAGACATCTCCCCATGTTATTTTCTGAAACTCGAGAAGGCTTTCTTTCAGTTTCCAGGAAGCATTAGAGCTCCTCGGGTTCAaccccttggtgaatgcttcagccgcccattcatctGGTCCTACCGGTAGCAACATCATTTCCTTCTCAAATCTAGCCACGAACTCTCGCAGCAATTTGGACTCTCCTTGCGTAATTCTGAATATATCAGCCTTTCGTGCCTGCACCTTCCTGGacccggcatgagccttgataAAAGAATCCACGAGAATCTCAAAGAAATCTATTGAATGCTCGGGTAgaagtgaataccatgtcagggcccccTTCGTAAGGGTCTCCCtgaacttcttcaacaagactAACTCAATCTCATGCGAAGCTAAGTCGTTTCCTTTCACCGTCGTTGTgtaggtggtgatgtgctcctgaggatccgaagtcccatcatattttggcacgTCTGGCATTTTGAACCACTTCGGGATTAACTCTGGTGTTGCGCTCAGTTTAAACGGCAACTGGGTGTATTTCTTTGAGTTCTGTCCTTTCAACACTGGCGGTGCACCCGGAATTTGGTCTATTTGggcatttatttccctcataaaccgcatgAGTTTGGTTTTAAAGGGATTATTCCCATTATTGTTACCAGATCCGTTGTCGTTCCCCTCGCCCCCGTCGAAGCCGACCTCACCCATCGGGGTGTTGTTATCAAACCATTGTGCTGTTTGGTTTGCGGGAGCatcgggaggaactggacctATTCCGTTCGTGTTGTTGGAAGCATCCGACAACGCTTGCCTCAACTCTATCATGGCCTGATCTTATTGTGAGAGATGGCCCATAATAATCTTTTGTTGCTCCCTCAGGATTCTCACCGTCTCGGCAATGTGCTCGTCTTctgcatcatcaggagttgcctcccGAACGTGTCGTGGATATTACCAGCCATGGACCGGCGTGACTGCATCCTCCTCATTGCCAGTATCACTGATCGAATCTTCGTGTTGAGGCggatttccttgggcctcaacgTTATGTAAGATTTTGAcatcgttatctgccatttttacGATTTTTCGCTAAGAAACAAAGAATTGAACAGATTAGTGATAGATTCAAGGATCAACCAAATTACGCGACTGTCTAAGCCCTACGgggggtgccaaactgtttacccgtaaaattatacggttgaatttgtaacgtggtttatagacaagcgaatcgatttgatcccaaaatgataaataaattaaataaaaagcaagacttagcattgaaatcgagataagataATAAATAGCTTGGTTCCGGGAGCAAAGCTTCCGAAGACAGTAGTAAGAATATCAATAGACAAGAAATAAAGTGTTATTGAGTTAAGAATAACGTGTAGCATATGTTTTTTGTCGGAAAATTTTTCctttacaatggttgttgaagttactatttatagttgcacctagggaacatgGTCCTAGGATTAAGCccttcttaaatgacaattatgggaGCCATTGACGAATGTGTAAAGATAGGCTataaatgccaaaattctctataTCGGAGTATGTATTTAATACTGAAGAATATTCTTTTTTGAATGTGATCAGGTGGCACATTCGTTTGTTTTTATTAGCAATATTGTCT
It includes:
- the LOC138894442 gene encoding uncharacterized protein; the encoded protein is MAVQENDLASHEIESVLLKKFRETLTKGALTWYSLLPEHSMDFFEILVDSFIKAHAGVRKVQAQKADIFRITQGESELLREFMTRFQKERVLLPVGPDEWAAEAFTKGLNPRSSNASWKLKESPLEFQAITWADVHNRYESKIRIEDDQLGFPPSTKGRDREKNKKKLKNDFDTDRRSSIGRFYSTKGSKDATEVFGRRTGSLPI